One Raphanus sativus cultivar WK10039 unplaced genomic scaffold, ASM80110v3 Scaffold2670, whole genome shotgun sequence genomic window, AAACCGACTGTCTCGAGATGATGAAACCACCGTGGACCAAAACCAATGTACAGTAACACAACGTGAAAATCACACAAGACTGATAAACTTCACCAGTCATCATCAGTTGCATTACTACGAGCTTCTCCATTGACGAACTGTGCAACTGGATAGAGTCTGTCGGCAAAGGTGGATCATTTGAGCTTCCGGAACTTTCTGGAAATGTTGGTGATTGATCTGAAGTTGAGCTTCCAGAGCCTTGAGACGTATTACGGTCTTCCTTGTCCTCATCAGCTTTCTTCTTGCTCTGGCTATTACTGTCTGTGCCATCTGTACCGTCTTTCGAAATGGACTTAACCACTTCAGGCCGTGGTTCTACTCCTACCCGCCTTAGGTGCAGCTTACACACATGAATATAATGTTTTagtgcaacaacaacaacaataacatgATGTTTCTCTCCCAAGTAAATCAAATGCATAAGAAATTCGGATTGTGTAGATGCAGAGTATACATATGCTACCTGTAGATGCAAATTGACTTCATCAGGCCGTGATAAGAATGGGAAGTCTCCTCCGGACTTCAAGTAAGCTCTCCTTGCTTCGGGATATCTCTCTGTAAGTTCATCTTTCAGAACTTGCGGAATCGCACAGTAGTCATTGGTCTGATTTAGAGGGGAAAACAGCATCGTGAGACAATAAAAAACTAGCTTGCGTTTAATAAGATGAGTTAGTGGAAACCTACATCCATTATAGTGATGAATGAATCAGAGTGTGGTGGTAGAGACCCCACAGACGCCGTTTCAACTGTTAACGTTAACCGAGAAGCCAAATCATCTTTTGACAATGTCTCAACCTAAACCAAAGAAAGCCAAAGGAACCAGAATGGTGAGTTAATCTCCATTAAGAAAATACTGAAGAGAAGATTATGAGGGGAACCACCTGAGAGACAGCAAAGTCGACAGAGTCAGCGATAAAGGGTTCGTGGGGTCCGTCACGTATTCCTGTTAAGACGTATCGTTTCAGCAAAAAGGAAGGAGTCCAACTTACACTGCACATTGCATCACAAAAGGTGAAGAGAGTCAGTGCAGATacagcaagaaaaaaaaaaaagtactatAAGAGAGACATACAAAGGAGCCCATGGCATTGCAGCAGCAAAACTGCGAGTGTCCAAATATGTATTTGATAGAACCAATGATTTAACCCTTCTTGGTCGGTGATGAGCAAAGAGTTGCGCTAAGAAACCTCCAAGGGAAGTACCGTAAAGATGCACCTACGTAACAATGGTCAAGTACAATCAATTGCATTGCAGTACTTTTCCGTACAAGTAAAAGAATAACATTTCAGAGTCAATCTTACGTGATGAACATCAATGGTGTCAAGGAATTTCTCAAATGCTTGAATCCACTCATGATAACTCCAAACCCGTGGAATGTCAACTGAAATTACCCGATAACCCTGGGAATTGCATTATAACAACATTCAAGCAAACCAGTTCAAAATTTTAGGAGATATAAATAATCACTCAACAAAGAAGACAGCAAAAACAAGCATCTCAGTTACAATAGCCTGACAAGTGTTCAAAAATACATGCACtaagtgagaaaaaaaaattgtttgaagaGAAGCGTATTGAAATACCTTGATAGAGAGTGCCATGATCTGTTTATAGTAAACATCTGCAGTTCCTGCGATGCCAGGAATACAAATGAGTGGAGGAACAGTCTTTGGACCATAGTCATAGTAACGCCATTGCTTTGTCCCAATCTGCGGTTAAGATGCACATAAGGTTAAGTCTTTAAGATAATATAAACCTTTTACTCTCCGAGTCAAATGACACTCCAAAAAAAAGCCAAGTACAAGTCCTTCTTTTGATGCTTGAAATAAGAGCAATAGATGAACACAGCTTAACAAAAACATAACTTTCCCAAAAAAAACTCACAGATAGAATGACACACCTATATAGCCAttcaatcaaatcaaaataataatcttaaaACCTGAATTTTTCAAAGAGATGACAGAATTTACCAAAGAACTAAACAATGCACTAAGTGCATTTCAGGCTACACATAGATCAAATCAAAGCCAACCCAAGAAAAGTTATCACTAAACAAAAAAACGAACAAGTTCCCTGCTTTTATACTAAGACATTtgtaaacccaaaaaaaaagattcaaatgCATTCATAAACCTAATCAAATGCTTCAATCAAAATTCATGTTTTGAATTGATACCCAAATCAGATGAAATTTTCAGCTGCATAtaaacccatatatatatatatatatgatgaagATAAACGATTGAACTACTCAAATGAAGAATTCTCCCAAGATTGGCGTCAAGCAATCAATACCAATAAGAAATTAACCTAGGTAATGCGAAAAAGATCGAACTTTCAACGAGAGAGTCAAAGAGAGGAGGAGGACGAAGCTTACGGGAATCTTGTGGAGAGGAACCTGAGATTTGAAGTAGACGTAATCTCCAGGCGCCGACGAGACGCCTTTCATCTCCGATCCGAGATTCTCCACATCCGAATCGATCAAtcaaaattattgatttttatgtatttagtttttttctttcgcTTCTATTTTTTTCTCGATGGAAATATTT contains:
- the LOC130505887 gene encoding uncharacterized protein LOC130505887, whose product is MKGVSSAPGDYVYFKSQVPLHKIPIGTKQWRYYDYGPKTVPPLICIPGIAGTADVYYKQIMALSIKGYRVISVDIPRVWSYHEWIQAFEKFLDTIDVHHVHLYGTSLGGFLAQLFAHHRPRRVKSLVLSNTYLDTRSFAAAMPWAPFVSWTPSFLLKRYVLTGIRDGPHEPFIADSVDFAVSQVETLSKDDLASRLTLTVETASVGSLPPHSDSFITIMDTNDYCAIPQVLKDELTERYPEARRAYLKSGGDFPFLSRPDEVNLHLQLHLRRVGVEPRPEVVKSISKDGTDGTDSNSQSKKKADEDKEDRNTSQGSGSSTSDQSPTFPESSGSSNDPPLPTDSIQLHSSSMEKLVVMQLMMTGEVYQSCVIFTLCYCTLVLVHGGFIISRQSV